The DNA sequence taacggactggttccgtcccctcctagggcccactttggctccctttgccgcggaaatgaccggtgagttcgcttctcagcttacacgctgtgcgcccaaaCGGTTCGCCACCTGCGCTTctctgaactccatcttccaggtccaggacctcagccattccctcacagtggtaagtacttcgcaATTTCTTGCATTTCCTTTTTTGTTGTTTGCCTTTTGTtttctttgagaaattttttcttataccccgttatggttcagcttgctgctgaggcggGTCGCCTCTCCAGGAATATCATAAACCacggcttcgctctgtccgactttggggacatgaatgacgTCCGGAAGGTCCTCCAGGATCTCAcggcggagaggcagatctatcaagaggctgccgagcgccaggaagcagcggccaaggccaaggaagagaaagccaaggccagggaggaggaggccatccggagggaggctcaggcggaggacatgatccaggccgaggcccagcggagaggcaggatggaggcccatcatcaggaggagctaagggctcaaaccgaggctgccgagaaggctaggcgagatcttcgggaggccagggaggctttggatgaaatggccgccaaggtgaggtctctagaggagactcaccagtcggatatcgaatccaaggccgctctggctgcggagttgaaggagcttcgggactacaaagatcagtctatcaggaaggccaagagggccgagctcctttctcccgtctcctgtgcccggtgcccgaagcgctttgatgatggtgtctacatggcttgggccaccaatgatcagagtatcaagctttccttttatcccaaacccgaggacatgattgccaaatttcgggaaaagaagaagaggcttgatgctgagcttgaggcacggatcggacctcgtcttccgccgCGGCCGACCGAGCCGccatattattgacccagattgtcCCCGTTCtctttataactcttttttttttctttgtctatacttgctgctgccttagaacaatttacatacaggcggcagcttttatttgaaggggagacaatttaaggcctgtccccgggccatttatatgtgtatgacctaaccttcgggctaggatattttattatttttatatatgtgcgatcttttttttcacactttatatatttcaacctgtcctttggctcaggttttcatacttacgctctttatttttgcgcatgttttttgacctgccctttgggtcaggatattttacttagcttgacctgccctttgggtcaggatattttacttagcttgacctgccctttgggtcaggatattttacttagcttgacctgccctttgggtcaggatattttacttagcttgtttttgtttgtccgtgcgtataccctagtaccccgaGTGGCACGTAAACTTTGTTTTCAAGGCACTCgcctttatttaatatagaggaggcatacatttggacggtacaaaccctttgaacaaaagctaagtttaattcgccaCCGGTAGTATTTTacgaggtgatcggcattccaggctcttgggacagtagttccgtccattcttttcagcttgtaagtgccagaaccgatttcgtcctcgatttcatatggtccttcccaatttggtccaagtacccccactccgggttcttgggtggctgggaagacccttcttaggaccatgtcaCCAATAGCGaactttctgtttttaaccttggagttaaaatacttggtcaccttcttttgataagcggccatccgtatttgggactcatcccggagttcttcgacttgatccagagcttcttggagcagggcctgattaGTGGCCGGATCGtaggtcgttctcctgtgggatgggaataatgtttccaccgggaccattgcttcacaaccgtatgccattgagaacggcgagtgaccggttgtggttctgggggtcgtccggtaggcccacaatacccttggcaattcttcaggccagttatttttacaagccagtagcttctttttcaaggtgacctttaggattttatcgaTCGCCTCCGCCCGGCCGTTTGTTTGTGgccggctaccgcggagaagcttttcactactccgtgttggttgcgaagtcgcaaattcctcgcaatcaaattgctttccattgtccgagactattttgtgaggtaagccgtatcgacacactatgtttttgataacaaagtccaacgccttcttagcggttattgtcttcataggctcggccttccgtccacttggtgaagtagtccactgctactattgcatactttacccctccttttcccgtaggtagagacccgatgagatctatgccccagaccgcgaagggccaggggcttgtcatcagcgtgatctcatttggaggggctctcggtatgtttgcgtacctttggcacgagtcacacttttggacatagtctatacaatcttttttcattgttggccagaagtatccctgcctcaatattttctttgagaggctgggtcctcccgtatgatctccacagaacccttcatggacctccagcatgatttgtctagcttcagggtccgatacacaccttaaataaggcatgccgagtcctcttcggtagagaatttgatccatcattacataacgatgagcccgatatcgaatctttcgagacgttgccctctcttggggcaactcacctgtggttatgtattttatgatggggaccatccagctgggttcttgcccaaccgtttgtgtggtctcttttattttgatgcttggctctgccaagcgttccacgggtactacccccagctcttcgatctcAGTGTCCGAGGCTagcttagccagacagtccgcgtgagcgttcttttctcgggggattctttctattttatagtccgtgaactcgtggagcagttctcgaactattgttacgtacgcggccatcctttcgccgcgggtttggtattctccggatacttggtttacgaccagctgggaatcgctgtagacttccactctcttggctcctacagctttagccaattttagccctgctattagggcctcatattcggcttcattgttcgaagctgtgaagttgaatcggagtgctgcctggagccgcaacccggtaggcgatatcatagccactccggctcctgaaccgttttcatttgaagctccatccacaaatactctccaagtggggatgggtggctccggagtattggctgttgcctcggcttcattacattcggtgatgaagtccaccaaggcttggccttttatggaaatccggggcacgtaatgcaagtcaaactgactcagttccattgcccatttgaggagtcttccggaggcttcaggtttctggagaacttgccggagtgggtgattggtcaaaattctgatcggatgggcttggaagtatggtctcaacttccgtgatgccatcaggaggcagaatactagctTTTCCAttaccgggtaccttgtctcggcccctatcatgcgtttactaacatagtacacggggtgctgaatcttttcttcctcccggaccaatgcagcactgaccgcatgttcggagacggccaagtaaaggaacaagtcttctccaaggacgggctttgataggataggaggtttggccatatggtcttttaaccttttgaatgcctcctcgcattcctccgtccattcgaacttttggcatttcttcagtatgttgaagaagggtatgcacttgtccgtggatcgtgagataaaacggctcagtgcggctacctttccggtcaaactttgcacgtccttatgttttttgggggatggcatgtccaggagagcttggattttttccgggttCGCCTCAATCCCCCTCCGCCGACTATGAAGCCTGTGAATTTTCCcgatttgaccccgaaggtacactttttcgggttgagcttcatgccgtatctccggacgacttcgaaacattcttccaagtcgcttgcatggctattgcatgctttggatttgacgagcatgtcgtctacatatacttccatgtttcgtcctgtgaggcttttaaacatccggttaaccattctttgataggttgctccggcgtttttcagtccgaaaggcatgactaggtaacaatatacccccttatcggtcctgaagctagtgcactcctggtctgccgtatgcatctttatttgattgtacccagcataggcatccatgaaagatagcagtttaaatccggaggtggcgtccaccatctggtcaatcctgggcagcggaaagcagtcctttgggcaggctttgtttagatctgtgaaatctatgcaaacccgccaagtcccgtttggcttgggcaccaggaccggattggctagccattccggatagtatacgtcgcggatcatgctattggacaaaagtttatccacctctttctctaaggcctcggctttcgccgagtcgagcgggcgtctcttttgctgtataggaggcatgtccgggttgacgttgaggacatgggtgatgacatgagggctgatgccggtcatgtcctcttggcgccatgcaaaaatgtcaatggcgcccttcagtgtttttattattttatccttttcctccggatctagtcctctccctatccggagtactttggtggagtcgtcgtcgcacactggtatctcttcgacgtcctccattggttctacgaccctttcggatcctatacgaggatccaactcgtcttcttcggccttctctacttcagggggcccccggaccatgagcactggcaagtgggtggcaacgttgtaacattgTCTGGCCtccccttgatttcccctcaccgttccgactccggcttcctgggtaggaaattttaggcataggtgtcggatggaagttattgcaccaaagtcgacgagggccggtcggcctaagattgcgttgtaggctgttggacagtctactaccacgaaggtgcaatacttgaacgtGCTCTGGggagtatccgggcacagggtaactgggagcctgactttttccatcgggattagagttgtcccgttaaaccctgtgagctgcgatccgctaggagagaggtcccggtcggtcaaccctatcgcagtgaaggcctctttgaagagcaggttcacggaacttccattatcaatcaggaccctagccactactttatttgcaatgggggtctctatgaccagcgggtcgtgaagAGGAAAACGCACTGTCTTGGCGtcctcttccgtgaacgttatgggctggtccattagccgaggcctttgagctgggagttgagtgacctcccacacctcactgtgccttgcggcctcggcgtatctttttcgctcctttcgagtgttacctccgatatggggacctccggagatcatagctacccgtccattaggccggggcggtagtccgggtatatgccgGGTGTCACTGCGGGAGCAGCGGAGGCAATGCTCCCGCCGTACCCCcggtgttcccgaaggcatgcCCCCCGCCACCCGcccgggttaaggtggggtaacctattcttgatccactcatagaggtggcccaaccggatc is a window from the Cannabis sativa cultivar Pink pepper isolate KNU-18-1 chromosome 1, ASM2916894v1, whole genome shotgun sequence genome containing:
- the LOC133034182 gene encoding uncharacterized protein LOC133034182, which gives rise to MDAISERLAGVHTPVAPPAFTPSPPAPSLKVSSGAPPETIDLVDDEEVLPGEGQGKGWDFSEEAAEGTGEPQAPPVVAEEDEEEPEVALIRKRKGKMIAQDEPKRPRRADTPAHGLDGGVSPMEENPAPPHIDLTPVPGDEVRQELRIAKHNYAMDEYSRGYAEVEALRRILRAEVEASINHPDYHDPWNLNLDPLTDWFRPLLGPTLAPFAAEMTGEFASQLTRCAPKRFATCASLNSIFQVQDLSHSLTVLAAEAGRLSRNIINHGFALSDFGDMNDVRKVLQDLTAERQIYQEAAERQEAAAKAKEEKAKAREEEAIRREAQAEDMIQAEAQRRGRMEAHHQEELRAQTEAAEKARRDLREAREALDEMAAKVRSLEETHQSDIESKAALAAELKELRDYKDQSIRKAKRAELLSPVSCARCPKRFDDGVYMAWATNDQSIKLSFYPKPEDMIAKFREKKKRLDAELEARIGPRLPPRPTEPPYY